The following coding sequences lie in one Arachis hypogaea cultivar Tifrunner chromosome 4, arahy.Tifrunner.gnm2.J5K5, whole genome shotgun sequence genomic window:
- the LOC140184138 gene encoding uncharacterized protein codes for MYKGLSEAVLSGKTRPASREKRIILPSSFTGGPRYMIQNSQDAMAICRVVGYPDIFLTFTFVYTIEFQKRGLPHTHILLFLHHDDKFPMGEDIDQIISAEIPDKVNDPLYYEAVEKHIMHGPCGSIRKDSPCMENGQCMRHFPKRFVASTTIDEDDYPCNQSRSIKYLFKYINKGHDRVTASFYRSATSDTDNDQCDEVSMYYDCRYISPCKATWRIFGYSIYYRNPSVVRLGFHLPGEQPVIFKDDENLDDVVRKESVKESMFLRWFEANKKYPEARSLTYVEFLSKFV; via the exons ATGTACAAGGGCTTATCCGAAGCAGTGTTAAGTGGGAAAACTAGACCTGCGTCAAGAGAAAAACGTATCATTCTACCTTCTTCATTCACGGGAGGGCCTAGGTACATGATACAGAACTCCCAAGATGCAATGGCGATTTGCAGGGTGGTTGGCTATCCAGACATTTTTCTTACATTCACAT TTGTGTATACAATTGAGTTTCAGAAGCGCGGTCTCCCTCACACACATATTCTGTTGTTTTTACATCATGATGACAAGTTTCCAATGGGAGAAGACATAGACCAGATCATAAGTGCTGAGATACCTGACAAGGTCAATGATCCACTATATTACGAAGCAGTGGAAAAGCACATAATGCATGGTCCATGTGGTAGTATTAGGAAAGATTCACCATGCATGGAAAATGGTCAATGCATGAGGCACTTTCCTAAGAGGTTTGTTGCGAGTACTACTATTGATGAAGACGATTATCCG TGTAACCAGTCAAGATCGATTAAGTATCTATTTAAATACATCAATAAAGGTCATGACCGTGTAACAGCTTCATTTTACAGAAGTGCCACAAGTGATACGGATAATGATCAGTGTGATGAAGTTAGTATGTATTATGATTGTAGGTACATATCCCCGTGCAAAGCTACATGGAGAATTTTCGGGTATAGCATTTATTATAGGAACCCTTCTGTGGTAAGGCTAGGCTTTCACCTTCCTGGTGAACAACCAGTGATATTCAAGGACGATGAAAACTTGGATGACGTTGTTAGGAAAGAGTCTGTGAAAGAATCCATGTTCTTAAGATGGTTCGAGGCAAACAAAAAATACCCTGAAGCTCGATCTTTGACGTATGTGGAATTTCTTTCTAAGTTTGTATGA